AGTTGGGAGGCATCCGCCTCCGTCCCTCCCGACGGGTGGCTCACGGCCGCCAACGGCACGCGCTACAGGTTCACCAAATGGTCAAGGACCGAGGGCTAGGACATGCTGAAGAAACCGGAAACCCTGTTTGTCCTCGGGTACATGCTTCTCCCGCTCCTGGCTCTCTTGTCCGCGATCGTTGGGCTCACCATGATTTTGGGCGGGAACAAGATCGCCGGAGCCATCGTGCTGGTGGTGGTGACGCAGGTGTTCGCGTTCGGTGCATTCTTCGCCTTGCGTGCCCGAAAAGCTGCTGTGCGGGAGGAATCCGACACTCGTTAGTGGCCTTGTTCGAGGATGGGGAGGACACCCCATCGCGCACGCCCCGGGTTGTTAACTAGGCTGGGGCCTGCAGCGTCAAGGACGGCTGTTTCAAAAGATTGGGGGATGCCTGGTGGCAGGAAACTTGTGGGGCGCCGACGTTGAGCAGCTGCGGACGCTCGCGAAGCAGTTCGGCACAACGGCGGACCTGCTGCTGCAGCAGTCCACGCAGCTGAGCAGCCAGATCAACAACACGCCTTCCTGGAAGGGCCAGGACGCTGAGCATTTCCGTTCCGACTGGAACGGCAACCACCGTGCGCTCCTGCAGAAGACGGCTGCACGCCTGAAGCAGGAATCAAAGCTTTTGCTCACCAACGCCGACGAACAGGACAGGGCGAGCAGCGCCGGTGGTGCCGGCACGCCCGGGACAGGCGGCGCGGGAGCGCCGGGCGGCGGTCCGGGCGGGACTGTCCCCGGACAAGGCAGCAACAACCCGTGGGGCCCGGACTGGCTCGCGGCGGGTTCACCATTCAGGGATGCCTGGGGGCTCCGGGGAACGGGAAAGGCAGCCCTGGACCTGCCCAAAAGTGTCTTTGGACTCGCCGCCATGGCCTCCAAAGGGCTCGACAGCTTCACTGATGCAGCCCTCTGGGCCAAGCTTCCGGCCCAAAGCGTCACCTACAACTTGCTGGATTCCGGTACAGACCTCCTCGGACTCAAGAATCTCCAGAAATACGTCCCGGCCCTCAACCAATTCGGTGGG
The Arthrobacter sp. PGP41 genome window above contains:
- a CDS encoding NF038396 family protein, giving the protein MLKKPETLFVLGYMLLPLLALLSAIVGLTMILGGNKIAGAIVLVVVTQVFAFGAFFALRARKAAVREESDTR
- a CDS encoding WXG100 family type VII secretion target, whose protein sequence is MAGNLWGADVEQLRTLAKQFGTTADLLLQQSTQLSSQINNTPSWKGQDAEHFRSDWNGNHRALLQKTAARLKQESKLLLTNADEQDRASSAGGAGTPGTGGAGAPGGGPGGTVPGQGSNNPWGPDWLAAGSPFRDAWGLRGTGKAALDLPKSVFGLAAMASKGLDSFTDAALWAKLPAQSVTYNLLDSGTDLLGLKNLQKYVPALNQFGGVFKESPWLFKGQGSIMESLGKGGLGRGLGWAGVGLNAFDTAGYIAAGKTEDALWSGAKTVLGVACFLPPPAGTICTVASAGIAIYEIPAVKEFVNGAASTVADTVASAVKDPGKFVEDTGENLADLGKSAASFLGFG